A single region of the Brachypodium distachyon strain Bd21 chromosome 3, Brachypodium_distachyon_v3.0, whole genome shotgun sequence genome encodes:
- the LOC100823285 gene encoding nuclear receptor corepressor 2, with product MADGSNDPDDAAPDSPAAGGEIWGTLEELLLACLVNRHGGACWEKVAEELRARVPAAAAAVARFTPESCRLRFRLIRRRFAAGDAEADGEELVAAAASCMEELRKLRVAELRREVERHDLSIGALESKVKRLKEEREKSLSAVSGETTPASEEEQEEAMNESPEEAGGENGVSGADGHAAVEDEDEPDAGAVKEEEENASGESVAAPKEADAEEKESSDVQSSASPSKRRLRKVGGEALSSSASAPLPAAEAEPLLAFLESVRASKSGSVFERRLESQECGKYRSTIRCHVDLEMIRSKLESGGPTATTGKGGSPCYYTSASEFYRDLLLLCANALVFFPRGSMEQAAAARTRALVSKRISGSLPGGAAGKASAAAAAAAAGGGGSADGGKKPKPEAEAEGSLMEKSTPIMVSRKRSSIAKAAANAGKEEKVEKADDTDEEEEQDEEEEEDKKKKRGSASGRTLRSSKTREPAMNGSPVGRRTRSKGSAAAAAAEASKKPDKKSGGRGKAEAAGEGGVVKKRNAVDFLNRMKQSSSQSTERVSLLETLKLSATEQTEEKKAGRGKDNGSSSSSRRSAAAETPPSRGRRNVGRPPKRAAAPPSPPPPKRAKAEDRPATRRRGRK from the exons ATGGCGGACGGATCGAACGATCCCGACGACGCCGCGCCCgactcgccggcggccggcggcgagatcTGGGGCACGCTGGAGGAGCTCCTCCTGGCGTGCCTCGTGAACCGGCACGGCGGCGCTTGCTGGGAAAAGGTGGCAGAGGAGTTGCGGGCgcgcgtccccgccgccgccgcggccgtcgcgCGGTTCACGCCCGAGAGTTGCCGCCTCCGCTTCCGCCTCATCCGCCGCAGgttcgccgccggcgacgccgagGCCGACGGGGAAGaactcgtcgccgccgccgcgtcgtgTATGGAGGAACTTCGAAAGCTGCGGGTCGCCGAGCTCCGCCGCGAGGTCGAGCGACATGATCTCTCGATCGG GGCGTTGGAATCAAAGGTGAAACGCCtcaaggaagagagggagaagagcctctccgccgtctccggcgAGACAACGCCGGCGtccgaggaggagcaggaggaggccaTGAACGAGTCACCCGAGGAGGCTGGCGGGGAGAACGGGGTTTCTGGCGCCGATGGGCACGCCGCGGTGGAGGATGAGGACGAGCCCGACGCGGGCGCcgtgaaggaggaggaggagaacgcCTCCGGCGAGTCGGTGGCCGCACCCAAGGAAGCCGacgcggaggagaaggagagcaGCGACGTGCAGAGCTCCGCCAGCCCATCCAAGCGGCGCCTGCGGAaggtcggcggcgaggcgcttTCCTCGTCTGCGTCCgcgccgctccccgccgcgGAGGCCGAGCCGCTTCTCGCCTTCCTGGAGTCGGTCCGGGCCAGCAAGTCCGGCTCTGTGTTCGAGCGGCGGCTCGAGAGCCAG GAGTGCGGCAAGTACAGGAGCACCATCAGGTGCCACGTGGACCTGGAGATGATAAGATCCAAGCTGGAATCAGGCGGGCCCACGGCTACTACCGGGAAAGGCGGCAGCCCGTGCTACTACACATCGGCCTCCGAGTTCTACcgcgacctgctgctgctctgcgcCAACGCGCTCGTCTTCTTCCCGCGCGGCTCGATGGagcaagccgccgccgccaggacCCGCGCGCTCGTCTCCAAGCGCATCTCGGGCTCTCTCCCCGGTGGGGCTGCCGGGAaggcttctgctgctgctgctgctgccgcggcgggcggcggcggctcggcggATGGCGGGAAGAAGCCTaagccggaggcggaggccgaggGGTCGCTCATGGAGAAGTCGACGCCGATCATGGTGAGCCGGAAGAGGAGCTCCATTGCGAAGGCCGCGGCGAATGCTGGCAAGGAGGAGAAAGTGGAGAAGGCGGACGACACtgatgaagaggaggagcaagacgaggaggaagaggaagacaagaagaagaagaggggaagCGCCAGTGGCAGGACGCTGAGGTCGAGCAAGACCCGGGAACCTGCCATGAACGGGTCTCCGGTTGGGAGGAGGACGAGATCCAAGGGGAGCGCTgcggctgccgctgccgaAGCGAGCAAGAAGCCTGACAAGAAGAGTGGCGGCCGCGgcaaggcggaggcggcgggggaagGTGGCGTCGTCAAGAAGCGGAACGCGGTGGACTTCCTCAACCGGATGAAGCAGAGCTCGTCACAGTCGACGGAGAGGGTGTCACTGCTGGAGACGCTGAAGCTCTCGGCGACGGAGCagacggaggagaagaaggccggcAGAGGGAAGGACAATGGCAGCTCCTCCAGCTCCAGGAGGTCCGCTGCAGCTGAAACGCCGCCGTCAAGAGGGAGGAGGAACGTGGGCCGCCCCCCAAAAAGAGCTGCCGCAcctccgtctccgccgccgcccaagaGGGCCAAGGCTGAGGACcggccggcgacaaggaggcGCGGGAGGAAGTGA